A DNA window from Phoenix dactylifera cultivar Barhee BC4 chromosome 13, palm_55x_up_171113_PBpolish2nd_filt_p, whole genome shotgun sequence contains the following coding sequences:
- the LOC103706676 gene encoding fasciclin-like arabinogalactan protein 12: MEHITIYAITLPFLLFMTQTLAQPAAAPAPPGPTNITKILEKAGQFTTFMRLLKSTQVGDQINQQLNNSNSGLTVFAPSDNAFSSLSAGILNSLTDQQKVALIQFHVLPSFISTTQFQTVSNPLRTQAGDVNNGQFPLNVTTTGNTVNITTGIVNTTVSNTIYSDNQLAVYQVDQVLLPLDIFGPHAPAPAPSMPKKKKAAPIAEGPSSTSKDSAAVSLNWRASAAAIAFAAAVTSLWWSL, translated from the coding sequence ATGGAACATATCACCATCTATGCCATTACCCtgccctttctcctcttcatgacTCAAACTTTAGCTCAGCCTGCAGCAGCTCCAGCTCCACCAGGCCCAACAAACATCAcgaaaatacttgagaaggcAGGGCAGTTCACTACATTCATGCGGCTGCTTAAGAGTACCCAAGTTGGTGACCAGATCAACCAGCAGCTCAACAACTCCAACTCCGGCCTCACTGTTTTTGCACCGTCTGACAATGCCTTCTCCAGCCTCTCTGCAGGCATTCTCAACTCCCTTACCGACCAGCAGAAGGTTGCACTAATCCAGTTCCATGTGCTTCCTTCCTTCATCTCGACGACTCAGTTCCAAACAGTGAGCAACCCACTCCGAACACAGGCTGGTGATGTAAACAACGGGCAGTTCCCACTCAATGTGACAACCACGGGGAACACGGTGAACATAACAACAGGGATTGTCAACACCACAGTGTCCAACACCATCTACTCAGATAACCAGCTGGCTGTGTACCAAGTTGATCAGGTGCTCCTCCCATTGGATATCTTCGGACCCCATGCCCCCGCTCCTGCACCTTCCATgcctaaaaagaaaaaggctgctcCAATCGCTGAAGGGCCTTCAAGCACTTCAAAAGACTCTGCTGCTGTCAGTTTGAATTGGAGAGCATCCGCAGCTGCCATTGCCTTTGCCGCAGCTGTGACTTCTCTCTGGTGGAGTCTCTGA
- the LOC103706675 gene encoding dnaJ protein P58IPK homolog B-like, which translates to MAAKFSGSGGLVVVPLLLLYLCCSSQPPLVSGQESQKDDAMSLLKRASDMIKVKQYNDALGLLNGAIEANPYLSEAYSQHASVLRHLCRFEESEKNYKKFLELKPGMSSVEKELSQLLQAQSALDSAYNHFESGDFSKALDYIDKIVLVFSPGCLRAKILKVKLLLALKDYSSAISETGYILKQDEDNLEALLLRGRCYYYLSDHDVATRHFQKGLRLDPEHSELKKAYFGLKNLLKKTKSAEDNVAKGKLRLAVEDFKAALAMDPGHSAYNVHLHLGLCKVLVKLGRGKDAIKSCTDALEIDGELVEALSQRGEAKLITEDWEGAVEDLKIAAQKSPQDMNIREALLRAEKSLKLSKRKDWYKILGISRTASIAEIRRAYKKLALQWHPDKNVDNREEAEAQFREIAAAYEVLGDEEKRTRYDRGEDVEDMGMGMGGGGFNPFAGGGQQFTFHFEGGFPGGGFPGGGFPGGFEFNF; encoded by the exons ATGGCGGCGAAGTTCTCCGGCTCTGGGGGACTGGTCGTCgtgcctcttctcctcctctactTGTGTTGTTCCTCCCAACCCCCCCTCGTCTCTGGCCAAG AAAGCCAAAAAGATGATGCTATGAGTTTATTGAAAAGAGCTTCTGACATGATAAAGGTGAAGCAGTATAATGATGCACTTGGACTTCTCAATGGCGCAATAGAAGCAAATCCATATCTTTCAGAAGCTTATTCACAGCATGCATCTGTTCTTCGTCACTTATGCAG ATTTGAGGAATCTGAGAAAAACTATAAAAAATTTCTAGAGCTAAAACCTGGGATGTCTTCAGTGGAGAAGGAGCTCTCTCAGTTATTGCAGGCCCAAAGCGCATTGGACTCCGCATACAATCATTTTGAGTCTGGTGATTTTTCAAAAGCTTTGGATTATATTGACAAAATTGTCCTTGTCTTTTCTCCAGGATGCTTACGG GCAAAAATTCTCAAGGTGAAATTGTTGTTAGCACTGAAAGACTACTCAAGTGCTATTTCAGAGACTGGATACATACTTAAACAAGATGAAGATAATTTGGAGGCACTACTGCTTCGTGGCCGTTGTTATTATTATCTCTCAGACCATGATGTTGCTACAAG GCACTTTCAGAAGGGACTCCGTCTAGATCCAGAACATAGTGAACTGAAGAAAGCatattttggattaaaaaatctCCTAAAGAAGACTAAGAGT GCAGAAGACAATGTTGCGAAGGGTAAGCTACGATTGGCTGTTGAGGACTTCAAGGCTGCCCTTGCAATGGACCCCGGTCATAGTGCTTATAATGTACATCTTCATCTTGGTTTATGTAAGGTCTTGGTTAAACTTGGTAGAGGAAAGGATGCTATCAAAAGTTGCACAGATGCACTGGAGATTGATGGAGAGCTTGTTGAAGCATTGTCTCAG AGAGGCGAGGCTAAACTTATAACAGAAGATTGGGAGGGAGCTGTAGAAGATTTAAAAATAGCTGCTCAAAAATCTCCACAG GATATGAATATTCGAGAAGCACTTTTGAGGGCTGAAAAATCACTGAAGTTAAGTAAACGCAAGGACTGGTACAAAATCCTGGGGATTTCAAGAACTGCTTCTATTGCAGAGATTAGACGGGCCTACAAGAAACTTGCTTTACAGTGGCATCCAGATAAGAATGTTGATAACAGAGAGGAAGCAGAGGCCCAATTTCGAGAAATTGCTGCTGCCTATGAG GTACTTGGTGATGAAGAAAAACGTACAAGATATGACCGAGGTGAGGATGTAGAGGACATGGGTATGGGAATGGGAGGTGGAGGTTTTAACCCTTTTGCTGGTGGAGGACAACAATTCACTTTTCACTTTGAAGGCGGATTCCCAGGTGGAGGATTCCCTGGGGGCGGTTTCCCTGGAGGATTTGAGTTCAATTTTTGA